From Pirellulales bacterium:
AGCGGCGAAATTGAACCGGCCAGCGGCATGCCTGCCTTAACATTTTTGCCCGGCGACGTGAATGACGACAAGCACCTGGATGCGGTTGACATTCTGGCGGAGGAAAAAGCGCTGGCCAATTTATCGCTTTATGCAACCGCCGCGGGCAATCCCTACGGAATTCCGCTGACCACCGATGAATTGTATGCTGTGCTCGATCAGAATGGCGATGGACAGATCAACGGCGCGGATGTGCAGTACTTAATAACCCACGAACTGGAAGGCGGTGGAGGGAGTAATGCAACGGTTCCCGAACCAAGTTCGTTGATATTGCTCGGCTTGGCGTTGCCGGCAATGTGGGCAGCCCGCCGCCGCCGATAAAACACGCCCCGGCTTTACTTTTTTTACTTGGCCGCGGAGTTTGCCGCAGAGCGAAAGTGTTGAATCACGCCCTGGACGGTCGTAAAGTACACTTCTCCCGCCTCGTCTTCGCCAAAGCTGAAGATGCCCAGGCCTTTGGAACCGAAGGTAAAACCGCTGTTTCCATTCGATGGGGCAGCCGGCGGATCAATCGGCTGTACGCTCGTCACTTTCCCGGCCTGTTCGTCGTACCACAGGGCGTAAACCCGGCCGGTCACGTAGTCGGCAAATAGGTAAGCGCCTTGCAGCTCGGGCACATCCTTACCGCGGTACACGTGCCCGCCCACGATGCATTTGCCCACGGCGTGATGATATTCGAATAGCGGCTCGGTCAGCGTTCCATACGTTTTGTCCGGCGGCGGACCCGGCTGGTTGGGATTGTTTTTCTTGACCACCAGAGGATGAAATCCTTCCCGCTGGTTCCATCCGTAGTTATGCCCACGCTCGATGATGTCGACTTCTTCCCAGGTGTCTTGCCCTACGTCGCCGGCCCACAACTTGTGCGTTAGCCGATCGAACGACATCCGCCACACGTTTCGCAAACCCAGGGCCCACACTTCCGGGGCGGCATCAGGCACGTCGACAAACGGGTTATCTTTGGGCACGGAGTATTTTTTTCCGCCGTCTGGATGATCGACGTCGATGCGCAGGATTTTACCCAATACGGTGGAAATATCTTGAGCGTGGGCGTGCGGGTCGTTGGCTGCGCCGCCGTCGCCCAGGCACAGATACAAGTAACCATCGGGCCCGAATAGAATCGTGCCGCCGTTGTGGTTCCAAAATTCTTTGGAAGGGGAGCGGAAAATTTCCTCCGCGCTATCAGGGTCGGCGCGGTTAGGATCGTCGGCCGAAATGTGGTACCGCACCAGCACGCCGGTATGCTGCGCACCCGTCGTGGTGTAATACACAAAAAATTGCCCATTTTCCTTAAACTGGGGATGAAAGGCCAACCCCAGCAGGCCTTCTTCGTTTTGATTGTCGTGATACACGACTCGATCTTTGATGTTTAGCAACTCGTGGGTGTCTTCCACGCCGGCGTCATTAGGGAAGATCAGGATCGATCCATACTGCGAAATGACCGCCACACGATTCGTGCCGTCGGGCGGAGAGGTCAGGAAAATGGGCCTCGCAAAACTCAAATTGGGAAACGCCCGCTCGATTTTCACATTGGCCACAGGGTCGCTTATCGCCACGGGACTGGTTTTGGGCGCGTCGTTGTCATCGGCCCGAGCCGTCGATACAGACGCAGTCATTAGGGTCTGCAGTAATCCGATTGCAACGATGAGCGCAGCCGAGGAAACAGAAGCGGGAGATGTACAACTCATGGCGATTCCCAGAAGAAGTGTTGATTGAAAACGATAGACCTTGCGCCGCAAAAGACTGCCGGCTAAGCCTGGATCAAATTCTCAGCATAACCACCCGCTTGCCGACTGGCCACGGGGTACACAGTGCTAAACCGTCCGCGGAAATTGCCGGGATGCAAGCCGGAAGAATGCTGGGGAACGACGTTAGAAGTCGTACCACATGCCCCAGCCGAAACGAGAGACCGTTTGATTGAAGAATTCGTACTCGTCGTCCTTGCCGTAGAAGTATTGGCCCCCAATGCGGAAGTTCGATCCTCGGGCATATTGCCGCCACATCCAGCCGAATTGCACACTCACATTCCCGCCGTAATCGACTTCCTGACGTAAATCGCCGTTGATGGCTGCAAATGGACCGCCGCGAAATCCGGTGTTGCGGGCTTGCATCCATTCGCAGCCGAATTGCAATTCCACCGGCTTGGCGCCGCCATCGACGGCGGCGTATCCCACTTCGCCATACGTGCGGAACGAAGGGGTGAAAAAGTAGCCGGCGCCCAAAATGGCGGAATCTCGCACGTAATTGATGCGGTTGGCCAGCGGGTTGACGTACAGCAAATACTCGTCTCCCAAGTGAGCGCTGATGTGGTAGTAACCCATCTTGAACTCCCACCGATCGCCGCCGTAAGTCAGCGGGATGCCGAAGCGGAAATCGTCCCCAATCAGCGGCGTGCTGAAGCCCTGCGGATCCAGCCGCGGAAAAACCCCGCCTTCAATGTCAAGTTGCCAACCCTCGGGCCAATTGGGGTCATCGTTTCCGTAGCGAAAAATGCCGGCCCGCGCGCCGAGCGAAACATCCCACATGTCGCCCATCACACTGTTCTGATCGAAATACGTGGCGAAGCGCGGCTCTTTGGTGCCGGCCATGTACGACTGATAAATAATGCCCTGCGGCAGCACCTGCCAGTGCCAGGCGTTGCAGTCGCAATGATAATCGCCCGTCACATCCGGCGCCGAAGCCGTTGGAGGCGGGCAATAAGCCGATTGATTGGCCAGCGCGTTCAGGTCCGGCGCGTGGGTGTCTTGCTGCACCATTTGTTGCAACATCATTCCGGGCGGTACTTGCTCTTCTGCCAGATTGCTAGGCTGCTGGAACGAAATTAATCGAATAGGAGCATCGCCGGGTGTTTCTTCCTGTTGCGAAAATGTAGCCAGTCCGTCTATCGCTGCCGCCCTATCGGAATCCTGCGGGATCATTGCCGGCGGGGCAATACTCGCCTGCGACGCAAACTTAATGCTGGGGTAGATAGTCGCCGCATCAGAATAATTGTTGGGCGTGTCGGCAGCAAACGCTGCAATAGCCGGCCACGCCAGCAGTGACAGCAAACAGGCCGCGGCAATTCGACCCACAACAGGCCGAATCGGCCGCCGAACCCACAGCGCGCATGGCCCGCCCGGCACAGTGCGATGGGGCCGGCTGGCTGCACCTGCTGAGAAAAGGCGGCGAATACAAGTGGCTCGGCTCATGAACACAATCAGCAGCAAAGCGAAATGCAAGGGGCGACAAACGCGAAGCGACAACAACACGGATGCGCGGACGCAATGTTCTTGAAGGATGGGTGGAAACCAGACGAGGGATGCGCTCCGGCGGGTTTATCCAATACGCATCAGGGGTTCCTTAAGCATCATCGGCATGGTTGGCAAGGTTTCGCAGCCCCAAATGCGCTCGGCATAGCGGATGGTAAAATCTGACGATGCTGTCGGTTCGGCTCGGATAAAATTGGCAAACTTTGCCGGGCCACAAAATGACTCGCAAGTTTCCGCACCCAAAAAAGCCTCGCCAATTTCCTAAAAACCCTTTCGAATGGGGGAGCAGCCAAGGATTCGATTTCGATTAGAGAACGAACCTTGCCGATGCCGAAATTCTTGACAGTTGCGCAATTTAATCCGACAATGGCCCCTATCTGGTCGATCGCTCCCTAGGAGAAATTCGCGCAGGGCAAGGCGCCAGGGCAAATGGCACTCGAAGCACCTTGGACCCACACGACGGGAATCATCTGCTCTCGATAGAGTGAAGCGGCTCGACTTCAGTTGAATACATGAATAGCCCAGCGCAAGCCATTTCTCACAACCGCCGCCCGGGTAAACTCGCCGCGTCGAAAGCGCCGAATCGCCGTGTTGGGCATTACGTTTCCAGCTTCGAAGTTTTGGAGCTGCGCTGTTTACTGTCCGCCAGCTCCGCATCGGCCAGTCGTTCGCATACCAATGTCGTGCTGTTTTCCAGCAGCGGCTTGAAGCCTCTGGCCAGCAGCGGACCGGTCGGTTTAACGCCGACGCAAATTCGCGACGCATACGGTTTTAACCAAATCTCGTTTAACGGCGGCATCGTGGGAGATGGCACCGGCGAAACGATTGCCATCATCGACGCCTATCACGATCCTACGATTCAAACCGATTTAGCTGCTTTCGATACGGCATTTGGGTTGCCAGCCCCGCCAACTTTCACCCAGGTGGCGCAAAACGGCACCACAAATTACCCCACGACTGACCCCTCCGGCAAACAGGGCGCCGGCGACGACACCTGGGAACTGGAAACCGCACTCGATGTGGAATGGTCGCACGCCCTGGCGCCGGGCGCCAACATTTTGCTGGTGGAAGCCACCAGCACCAGCGATGCCAACCTGATCCAAGCCGCTGTGAATTATGCTCGCAGCCAACCCGGCGTAGTGGCCGTCTCGATGAGCTTTAGTGGCAGCGAGTTCTCCAGCGAAAGTTCTTACGATACGTACTTCACTACTCCCAGCGGCCACGCAGGGGTTACTTTCCTGGCGGCCACCGGCGATGATGGCGAGCCCAGCGGATATCCCGCTTACTCGCCGGATGTGCTAGCCGTCGGCGGCACTACGCTGTCGACTGACTCGGCAGGCGATTATTTGGGTGAAAGCGGCTGGAGCGGAAGCGGCGGCGGCGTTAGCGCGTATGAATCGCAGCCATCGTATCAATCGGGCATTGTCACGCAAAGCAGCACCAAGCGGGCCAACCCGGACGTGGCTTTCGACGCCGATCCCAACAGCGGCGTCGGCGTTTACGATTCCTACGATTTTGGCACCACCACGCCGTGGATTCAGGTCGGCGGTACCAGCTTTGCAACGCCCTCCTGGGCCGCGTTAATTGCCATTGCCGATCAAGGACGCAGCCTGGCGGGGTTAAGCTCGCTCGATGGCAGTACGCAAACCCTGCCGCTATTGTACCAACTTCCGTCCACTGATTTTCACGACATCACCAGCGGCAACAACGGCTTTGCGGCGGCCGCCGGTTACGATCTGGTTACTGGCTTGGGCAGTCCCAAGGCGAATTTGGTTGTCGCCGGATTGCTGGGCTCGAGTATTTCCGGCACAGTCTACAACGACGCCAACAGCAACGGTGTGCAAAATAGCGGCGAGACAGGTATGTCAGGGGTTACGGTATTCGACGATGTCGACGATAACGGCGTGTTCGATCCGGCCGTGCAAGCAACGTATGCCTCGACCAATGTTCCCGTTACAATTCCCGACGTGACGACGATTACTTCGACCGAAAAAATCTCCGGGATTGTGGGCGCCATCGACGATCTGAACGTGGAGGTAAACATCACCCACACGTACGATTCTGACCTGGTCATCACGCTGATTAGCCCCACAGGCACCCAAATCGTGTTGGCCAGCCACGACGGCCGCAATGGACACAATTACACGA
This genomic window contains:
- a CDS encoding PQQ-dependent sugar dehydrogenase, which translates into the protein MTASVSTARADDNDAPKTSPVAISDPVANVKIERAFPNLSFARPIFLTSPPDGTNRVAVISQYGSILIFPNDAGVEDTHELLNIKDRVVYHDNQNEEGLLGLAFHPQFKENGQFFVYYTTTGAQHTGVLVRYHISADDPNRADPDSAEEIFRSPSKEFWNHNGGTILFGPDGYLYLCLGDGGAANDPHAHAQDISTVLGKILRIDVDHPDGGKKYSVPKDNPFVDVPDAAPEVWALGLRNVWRMSFDRLTHKLWAGDVGQDTWEEVDIIERGHNYGWNQREGFHPLVVKKNNPNQPGPPPDKTYGTLTEPLFEYHHAVGKCIVGGHVYRGKDVPELQGAYLFADYVTGRVYALWYDEQAGKVTSVQPIDPPAAPSNGNSGFTFGSKGLGIFSFGEDEAGEVYFTTVQGVIQHFRSAANSAAK
- a CDS encoding DUF1207 domain-containing protein, whose translation is MSRATCIRRLFSAGAASRPHRTVPGGPCALWVRRPIRPVVGRIAAACLLSLLAWPAIAAFAADTPNNYSDAATIYPSIKFASQASIAPPAMIPQDSDRAAAIDGLATFSQQEETPGDAPIRLISFQQPSNLAEEQVPPGMMLQQMVQQDTHAPDLNALANQSAYCPPPTASAPDVTGDYHCDCNAWHWQVLPQGIIYQSYMAGTKEPRFATYFDQNSVMGDMWDVSLGARAGIFRYGNDDPNWPEGWQLDIEGGVFPRLDPQGFSTPLIGDDFRFGIPLTYGGDRWEFKMGYYHISAHLGDEYLLYVNPLANRINYVRDSAILGAGYFFTPSFRTYGEVGYAAVDGGAKPVELQFGCEWMQARNTGFRGGPFAAINGDLRQEVDYGGNVSVQFGWMWRQYARGSNFRIGGQYFYGKDDEYEFFNQTVSRFGWGMWYDF
- a CDS encoding proprotein convertase P-domain-containing protein produces the protein MNSPAQAISHNRRPGKLAASKAPNRRVGHYVSSFEVLELRCLLSASSASASRSHTNVVLFSSSGLKPLASSGPVGLTPTQIRDAYGFNQISFNGGIVGDGTGETIAIIDAYHDPTIQTDLAAFDTAFGLPAPPTFTQVAQNGTTNYPTTDPSGKQGAGDDTWELETALDVEWSHALAPGANILLVEATSTSDANLIQAAVNYARSQPGVVAVSMSFSGSEFSSESSYDTYFTTPSGHAGVTFLAATGDDGEPSGYPAYSPDVLAVGGTTLSTDSAGDYLGESGWSGSGGGVSAYESQPSYQSGIVTQSSTKRANPDVAFDADPNSGVGVYDSYDFGTTTPWIQVGGTSFATPSWAALIAIADQGRSLAGLSSLDGSTQTLPLLYQLPSTDFHDITSGNNGFAAAAGYDLVTGLGSPKANLVVAGLLGSSISGTVYNDANSNGVQNSGETGMSGVTVFDDVDDNGVFDPAVQATYASTNVPVTIPDVTTITSTEKISGIVGAIDDLNVEVNITHTYDSDLVITLISPTGTQIVLASHDGRNGHNYTNTIFDDQASSSISSGRAPFTGSYRPIGTLSTLNGTDANGVWTLQVADTVAQDSGTLNSWSLQITTGADFSVTTDANGNYKFTNVSPGEHYIREITPSNFTETAPSSGVYAVNVVAGASITGVSFGNVSNQAVVIPPVLGDFNQDKQLDAADIAAGMMALTDLPDYLTKYSVTAALLATYDDVNHDGYFTSADLQYILQILKGGGGNSSPTVTQSTSTLVTSSSAAAPVVSSSAITNEGYTNPRPISTVAIAGGGTSGSNSLPTNRELMDDLLDKMVSDRILRARIGAHFSSLAALEEFFAHWS